A single genomic interval of Mucilaginibacter boryungensis harbors:
- a CDS encoding RNA polymerase sigma factor, translating into MDQHQAALKYLFKQEFTKMVAVISKLYGLQHIEIAEDIVTDTFLVATETWAHKGIPLNPAAWLYTVAKQKTLQHFRRNKIYTEKVMPQLSRQQQEYEEPAELDFTYQNIKDSQLQMLFAVCTPLIASEAQIGLALRILCGFGIDEIAEAFLSNKETINKRLFRAKEKLRTENVQLEFPPESEIDNRLDSVLHIIYLLFSEGYYSKTNNQTLQKDLCLEALRLGIMLSEYSKTNLPKTNALLALMCFHASRFDARKTNSPNFILYDEQNPDLWDAILINQGWHFLNLSAQGAEISSYHLEARIAAWHCMKESKPEKWEEILQLYNKLLLVNYSPAVALNRTFALYKANGWQQAIIEAEKLKLENNHFYFLLLGELYTHTDRQQAVANFERAYALAKTQTEKQLIRDKIKSLDKPSDGNI; encoded by the coding sequence ATGGATCAGCACCAGGCAGCATTAAAATATTTATTTAAGCAGGAGTTTACCAAAATGGTAGCGGTAATTAGTAAACTTTATGGCTTGCAGCACATTGAAATTGCCGAAGATATTGTAACGGATACCTTTTTGGTGGCTACAGAAACCTGGGCACATAAAGGTATCCCACTTAATCCTGCAGCCTGGCTATATACCGTGGCCAAACAAAAAACGCTTCAGCATTTCAGGCGGAATAAAATTTATACCGAAAAGGTAATGCCGCAGTTAAGCCGGCAACAACAGGAATACGAAGAACCAGCCGAGTTGGATTTCACCTACCAAAACATCAAGGACAGTCAACTGCAAATGCTTTTTGCTGTGTGCACGCCTCTTATTGCCAGCGAAGCACAAATTGGGCTGGCCCTGCGTATACTTTGCGGTTTTGGGATTGATGAAATTGCCGAGGCTTTTTTATCCAACAAGGAAACCATTAACAAACGGTTATTCAGGGCCAAGGAAAAACTACGCACCGAAAATGTGCAGCTGGAATTCCCGCCTGAAAGCGAAATAGACAACCGGCTGGATAGTGTGCTGCACATTATATACCTGCTGTTTAGCGAGGGTTATTATTCAAAAACCAATAACCAGACCTTGCAGAAAGACCTATGCCTGGAAGCCCTGCGCCTGGGCATAATGCTTAGCGAATACTCAAAAACCAACCTGCCCAAAACAAATGCTTTGCTGGCGCTGATGTGTTTCCATGCCTCGCGCTTTGATGCCCGGAAAACCAACAGCCCCAATTTTATTTTATATGATGAACAAAACCCTGATTTATGGGATGCGATTTTAATAAACCAGGGCTGGCACTTTTTAAACCTATCGGCACAGGGCGCGGAAATAAGCTCGTACCATTTAGAGGCGCGGATTGCTGCCTGGCATTGTATGAAAGAAAGCAAACCCGAGAAATGGGAAGAAATACTGCAACTATATAATAAGCTATTGCTTGTCAATTACTCGCCCGCGGTGGCACTTAACCGCACTTTTGCCCTATACAAGGCCAATGGCTGGCAACAGGCAATAATTGAAGCCGAAAAGCTAAAACTGGAAAACAACCACTTTTACTTTTTACTACTGGGCGAACTTTATACTCATACCGATCGCCAACAGGCTGTAGCCAATTTTGAACGGGCTTATGCCTTAGCCAAAACCCAAACCGAAAAACAATTGATACGTGATAAAATAAAAAGTCTGGATAAACCCTCTGACGGCAATATTTAA
- a CDS encoding family 43 glycosylhydrolase — protein sequence MMFKKFFLCSVCLFLLCAAYTINAQSQNIKNDIFWNTVDGQPIYSQGGGIFRFADPAGSGTKYYWYGVHYLEAERYHEAPNVTQKGTTFESVTCYSSTDLVNWKFERDVLTKAEVNQSGRRTWVGRLGVAYIKELNKYAMFVQHGSRVMIATADAPTEPFIRHQEINMEPMIGTTNTGDQTVFTDEDTGKSYLVYSYGKGRNKIYVSEIGVKDGKVDLLDCTKVFQGESREGNCMFKYKGRYYMCASNIYGWDASYAYYLVADNIKGPYTPANNMQVMNGCADDYAHVTQTGFFVTIKGSKQETVVYCGDRWADFAGNGLGYNQWCPLSFDEKAPYFNSLSSWNLNAQTGEWKVGTDNNYVKNGSFEADRKNIPSPVKPVQQQLTGWTTTVISGNGIAIGSPDSIVLNHVNSEDDRKVVIGEKSLQITDKVNFKRKVWQVISSSPYVALQDGIYTLTAKVKNSVGFNQLLMYAESKGKTFKQSIVGENSMWQTISIGDVQVKAGRVEIGFIPDGNANAFCYVDDITLVRNK from the coding sequence ATGATGTTTAAAAAGTTTTTCTTGTGCAGCGTATGCCTTTTCTTGCTATGTGCTGCTTACACAATTAATGCACAATCGCAAAATATTAAAAACGACATTTTCTGGAATACTGTTGATGGACAGCCTATTTACAGTCAGGGCGGCGGGATATTCCGTTTTGCTGATCCTGCCGGTAGCGGGACAAAGTATTATTGGTACGGCGTGCATTACCTGGAAGCCGAGCGTTATCACGAAGCGCCGAATGTAACCCAAAAAGGAACGACCTTTGAATCGGTAACCTGTTACAGTTCTACCGACCTGGTGAACTGGAAGTTTGAACGTGATGTTTTAACTAAAGCAGAAGTTAACCAATCGGGCCGAAGGACATGGGTAGGACGCTTGGGAGTGGCTTATATTAAAGAGTTGAACAAGTACGCCATGTTTGTACAGCATGGCAGCCGTGTAATGATCGCCACTGCCGATGCGCCCACGGAGCCGTTTATCCGGCACCAGGAAATTAATATGGAACCAATGATAGGCACCACCAATACCGGCGACCAAACCGTGTTTACCGATGAGGATACCGGGAAATCATATCTTGTATATTCGTATGGGAAGGGCCGTAATAAAATATACGTTTCGGAAATTGGTGTGAAGGACGGCAAGGTTGATCTGCTGGATTGCACCAAAGTTTTCCAGGGCGAAAGCCGCGAGGGGAATTGCATGTTTAAGTACAAGGGCCGGTATTATATGTGCGCATCAAACATTTATGGGTGGGATGCTTCGTATGCTTATTATTTGGTTGCGGATAATATAAAGGGGCCATACACTCCTGCTAACAATATGCAAGTGATGAATGGTTGCGCTGATGATTACGCACACGTAACACAAACCGGCTTCTTTGTCACTATTAAAGGCAGCAAGCAGGAAACTGTGGTCTACTGCGGCGACCGCTGGGCCGACTTTGCCGGCAACGGCTTGGGTTACAACCAGTGGTGCCCCCTATCGTTTGATGAGAAAGCGCCTTATTTCAATTCGCTTAGCTCATGGAACCTAAACGCCCAAACAGGTGAATGGAAAGTAGGTACAGATAATAACTACGTGAAGAACGGCAGCTTTGAAGCCGACCGTAAAAATATCCCCAGCCCTGTGAAACCTGTGCAACAGCAATTAACAGGGTGGACAACTACCGTTATTTCAGGAAACGGTATCGCCATTGGCAGTCCTGATTCTATTGTGTTAAATCATGTAAATAGTGAGGATGACCGTAAAGTAGTTATTGGTGAAAAAAGTCTGCAGATAACCGACAAAGTAAACTTTAAGCGCAAAGTTTGGCAAGTTATTTCGTCCTCGCCTTATGTAGCTTTGCAAGATGGCATATATACGCTTACCGCTAAAGTAAAAAACAGCGTCGGTTTTAATCAGTTACTGATGTATGCCGAAAGCAAGGGTAAAACGTTTAAGCAAAGCATCGTGGGAGAAAATTCAATGTGGCAAACAATTAGTATCGGTGATGTCCAGGTAAAAGCAGGACGGGTGGAAATTGGCTTTATACCTGATGGGAACGCTAACGCTTTTTGTTATGTGGATGATATAACGCTTGTCAGGAATAAATAA
- a CDS encoding DUF58 domain-containing protein has protein sequence MPDEKLPTEITTLALMAALNNDQQIRHLANLELLARQVVEGFITGLHQSPFHGFSVEFAEHRLYNNGESVKNIDWKLFARTDKLFVKQFEEETNLRSYLLLDTSSSMNFPDKGLNKLQFSVYAIASLMYLFKKQRDAFGLGLFSDKVDWLSMARSTTTHLFYLFAELEKAYNHPKENTLTNVGDVLHHIAEDVHQRSMIIIFSDMLENSLNPDKMQALFAAIQHLKYKKHEVIIFNVSDKKKELDFDFDNRPHHFIDMESGEEMKVHPGRIRETYKAALNEYRHQLELKCAQYHIDLIDANIHDGYNQILKAYLVKRAAMG, from the coding sequence GTGCCCGACGAAAAACTGCCAACCGAAATCACTACCTTAGCCTTAATGGCAGCATTAAATAATGATCAGCAGATACGGCACCTGGCCAACCTTGAATTGCTGGCACGCCAGGTGGTGGAAGGTTTTATAACCGGCCTGCATCAAAGCCCATTCCATGGTTTTTCCGTTGAGTTTGCCGAGCATCGGTTGTATAATAATGGCGAATCGGTAAAGAATATCGATTGGAAGCTGTTTGCTCGTACCGATAAGCTTTTTGTGAAGCAATTTGAAGAAGAAACCAATCTGCGCAGCTACCTGTTGCTGGATACTTCCTCATCTATGAATTTCCCCGATAAGGGGTTAAATAAGTTGCAGTTTTCGGTTTATGCTATCGCATCACTTATGTATTTGTTTAAAAAACAGCGTGACGCCTTTGGATTAGGGCTGTTTTCGGACAAGGTAGATTGGTTAAGTATGGCCCGGTCGACCACCACGCATTTGTTTTACCTGTTTGCTGAGTTAGAGAAAGCGTACAATCACCCTAAAGAAAACACGCTGACCAATGTTGGTGATGTGCTGCACCATATTGCCGAGGACGTGCACCAACGGTCGATGATTATTATCTTTAGCGATATGCTGGAAAACAGCCTGAACCCGGATAAGATGCAAGCCTTATTCGCTGCCATCCAGCATTTGAAATATAAAAAACACGAGGTGATCATTTTTAACGTTAGCGATAAAAAGAAAGAACTGGATTTTGATTTTGATAACCGTCCACACCATTTTATTGATATGGAAAGTGGCGAGGAAATGAAGGTGCATCCGGGCCGTATCCGGGAAACATACAAAGCTGCTTTGAATGAATATCGCCATCAGTTAGAATTAAAATGCGCCCAATATCATATAGATCTGATTGACGCAAACATCCACGATGGATACAACCAGATATTAAAAGCTTACCTGGTGAAACGGGCTGCAATGGGGTAA
- the lepB gene encoding signal peptidase I produces the protein MRFNIFKKTTAPKAKKSKLREWGDALLFALVASTIIRGLLFSAYAIPSGSMEGSLLTGDYLFVSKINYGPRMPFTPLAIPFTEPTVYGVKTYWDAIKLPYLRLPGLSEVKKQDVVVFNKPEEADPQYNRPVDERTTLIKRCQATPGDTLRIVNAQVYINGKAAKNAEKAQTSYNVITDGKEINPQVIKDLHIEILVQKTPDIFEMIIPAESLTTLKGYSNIKSIIPVVQSANEYDAAVFPHNEKFKWNADNFGPLVMPKKGMSIALNDSTMTLYRRAIELYEGNKVDIEGKDILINGKKAGQYTFKMNYYWMMGDNRHNSLDSRFWGYVPEDHIIGKAMLTWMSVDSTATLFNKVRWNRILRTIK, from the coding sequence ATGCGCTTTAATATTTTCAAAAAAACAACTGCACCTAAAGCAAAAAAATCCAAATTGCGCGAGTGGGGCGATGCCTTGTTATTTGCATTGGTGGCATCAACTATTATCCGTGGATTATTATTCTCGGCTTATGCCATACCATCCGGATCAATGGAGGGCAGCTTACTAACCGGCGATTATTTATTTGTGAGCAAAATTAACTACGGTCCGCGTATGCCATTTACCCCATTGGCTATTCCATTCACCGAACCAACTGTTTATGGCGTTAAAACCTATTGGGATGCTATAAAATTACCATATCTGCGTCTACCGGGACTATCGGAAGTTAAGAAGCAGGATGTTGTTGTTTTTAACAAACCCGAGGAAGCCGACCCGCAATACAACCGCCCTGTAGACGAACGCACTACACTTATTAAACGCTGCCAGGCTACACCCGGCGATACGTTGCGCATTGTTAATGCACAAGTTTACATTAACGGCAAAGCCGCTAAAAATGCAGAGAAAGCCCAGACATCGTACAATGTTATTACCGATGGTAAAGAGATAAACCCGCAGGTAATAAAAGATCTGCACATCGAAATATTGGTTCAAAAAACCCCTGATATTTTCGAAATGATCATTCCGGCCGAAAGTTTGACTACGTTAAAAGGATATTCTAATATAAAAAGTATAATACCAGTTGTGCAATCAGCTAATGAATATGATGCGGCTGTTTTCCCACACAATGAGAAGTTTAAATGGAATGCCGATAATTTCGGTCCGCTGGTAATGCCCAAAAAAGGGATGAGTATTGCCCTGAACGATTCTACTATGACATTATACCGTCGTGCTATTGAACTATACGAAGGCAACAAAGTTGATATAGAGGGAAAGGATATCCTGATCAATGGCAAAAAGGCCGGCCAGTATACCTTCAAAATGAATTATTATTGGATGATGGGCGACAACCGCCACAATTCACTCGATTCCCGTTTTTGGGGTTATGTGC
- a CDS encoding ABC transporter substrate-binding protein has protein sequence MKYCYYILLLFFTLASCNSGDDDKGKTIFNINMDEGLTSMDPAFSRNQNAIWATNQIFNGLVQIDDSLITRPCIAKSWDADTTGTIYTFHLRNDVYFHDDPHFAGGKGRKVVASDFVYSLGRLIDPKVASSGSWIFSDKVHGKQDFIAVNDSTFQIRLKQPFPPLLSMLTAQYCSVVPKEVVGFYGKDFRNHPVGTGPFQFKYWKEGEVLVLLKNPHYWEKDSSGKQLPYLDAVRSTFIADKQTGFMEFIKGKLDFYNDIDGSYRDDILSKSGHITSKYKGKFIINTRPYLNTLYMGMLVDTTLAIVKHSPLRIKKVRQAINYAINKDKMTKYLRNSLGTPGSSGFIPKGMPGFDAQQVKGYSYDPEKARRLLAEAGFPNGKGMPEIVLHTTVGYRNLIEYVQGELNRIGINTRVEIVQGSSLRELVGKNGVNFFYGTWIADYPDGENYLSVFYSKNKIPYGPNYTGFNNKNFDKLFEQAYHVKDNAKRYALYRQMDNLVMQESPVVVLYYDKLVNLYQNNITGYSNNAQNLLILKRVVKH, from the coding sequence ATGAAATACTGCTACTACATACTGCTACTATTCTTTACCCTCGCATCCTGCAACAGCGGCGATGACGATAAGGGCAAGACCATTTTTAATATCAATATGGATGAGGGCCTGACCAGTATGGACCCGGCTTTTTCACGCAACCAGAATGCTATTTGGGCTACCAACCAAATTTTTAACGGATTGGTGCAAATTGATGATAGCCTGATTACCCGGCCTTGCATTGCTAAAAGCTGGGACGCTGATACTACAGGCACAATTTATACTTTCCATTTACGTAACGATGTTTATTTCCATGACGACCCACACTTTGCCGGTGGCAAAGGACGCAAAGTTGTAGCCAGTGATTTTGTTTACAGTCTTGGCCGGTTAATAGATCCTAAGGTAGCCTCGTCCGGTTCGTGGATATTCAGCGACAAGGTGCACGGCAAGCAGGATTTTATTGCCGTTAACGATAGTACATTCCAGATCAGGTTAAAGCAGCCATTCCCGCCATTGCTTAGTATGCTTACCGCACAGTATTGCTCGGTAGTACCCAAAGAAGTGGTGGGATTTTACGGGAAAGATTTTCGTAACCACCCGGTGGGCACAGGCCCATTCCAGTTTAAATACTGGAAAGAAGGCGAGGTGCTGGTATTGCTGAAAAACCCGCATTATTGGGAAAAAGATAGTTCAGGCAAACAATTACCCTATTTGGATGCCGTCAGATCGACGTTTATTGCCGATAAGCAAACCGGCTTTATGGAATTTATAAAAGGTAAGCTCGATTTTTATAATGATATAGATGGCAGCTATCGCGATGATATATTGAGTAAATCGGGCCATATTACCAGTAAATATAAAGGGAAGTTTATCATTAATACCCGCCCGTATCTTAACACGCTTTATATGGGCATGCTGGTTGATACTACGCTAGCTATAGTAAAACATTCTCCGCTTAGAATAAAGAAAGTGCGGCAAGCTATAAACTATGCTATTAATAAAGATAAAATGACCAAATACCTGCGCAATAGCTTGGGTACGCCGGGTAGTTCGGGTTTTATACCCAAAGGGATGCCGGGGTTTGATGCACAGCAGGTAAAAGGTTATAGCTATGATCCCGAAAAAGCACGGCGCTTATTGGCAGAGGCCGGATTCCCCAATGGTAAAGGCATGCCCGAAATTGTACTACACACTACGGTAGGTTATCGTAACCTGATAGAGTATGTACAGGGCGAACTAAACCGTATTGGCATTAATACACGTGTTGAAATTGTGCAAGGCAGCAGCCTGCGCGAACTGGTTGGCAAAAACGGTGTTAACTTTTTCTATGGCACCTGGATAGCCGATTACCCGGATGGCGAGAATTACCTGTCGGTTTTCTATTCAAAAAATAAAATCCCCTACGGTCCGAATTATACCGGCTTCAACAACAAAAACTTTGATAAGCTTTTTGAGCAGGCGTATCATGTGAAAGATAATGCTAAACGTTACGCCCTATACCGCCAGATGGATAACCTGGTGATGCAGGAATCGCCGGTGGTGGTTTTGTATTACGATAAATTGGTGAACCTGTATCAAAACAATATTACCGGGTACAGTAACAACGCCCAAAACCTGCTGATATTAAAAAGGGTAGTAAAGCACTGA
- a CDS encoding AI-2E family transporter — MAKDQPTRHEASSHSKKELTYIEKVWQTVAIVALLVVVILIARVAFNVVLMVLAGALIATYFHGLGDLVERKTKWKRPYAMLMAVVGTIAVIGLLLWFMGTKIQHQVAELSNTLPHTINNVKAKMATSPIGQKLLESVSDGNSQKLMTTAQSFFSTSFGVLGNIYIIMFLGIFFTANPSLYKNGILVLVPKNKKVIGEHILDRISLSLKGWLKGMMVSMVLVTILISVGLSIIGVPVAMVLGLITGILELVPNLGSLLAMIPGVLLALTISTNMGILVAALYIISQTITANIVNPLIQKKMINLPPALTLISQLIMGAISGALGIILAVPVLAIVVILVDELYVKRINEGEPHIDAKETVDVK, encoded by the coding sequence ATGGCAAAAGACCAACCTACCAGGCACGAAGCCAGTTCGCATTCAAAAAAAGAACTTACCTATATTGAAAAGGTATGGCAAACAGTTGCTATAGTAGCATTACTGGTGGTGGTAATATTAATTGCCCGCGTTGCCTTCAATGTGGTACTAATGGTATTGGCAGGAGCGCTTATTGCCACTTACTTTCATGGCCTGGGCGATCTGGTAGAGCGTAAAACCAAATGGAAACGCCCCTATGCCATGCTGATGGCTGTTGTAGGCACTATTGCTGTTATTGGTTTGCTGCTTTGGTTTATGGGTACAAAAATCCAGCACCAGGTAGCCGAGCTAAGTAACACGTTGCCGCATACTATTAATAATGTTAAGGCCAAAATGGCTACCTCGCCCATTGGGCAAAAGCTGCTGGAAAGCGTATCCGATGGTAATTCCCAAAAGCTGATGACGACTGCGCAATCATTTTTTAGTACAAGTTTTGGGGTACTCGGTAATATTTATATTATCATGTTCCTTGGCATATTTTTTACCGCTAATCCATCGCTATATAAAAACGGGATACTGGTTTTAGTTCCAAAAAATAAAAAAGTCATCGGTGAGCACATTTTGGACCGCATTAGCCTATCGTTAAAAGGCTGGCTAAAGGGCATGATGGTATCCATGGTATTGGTTACTATATTAATCTCGGTAGGGTTATCTATTATTGGCGTGCCTGTAGCCATGGTACTGGGCTTAATTACCGGTATACTTGAACTGGTGCCAAATTTAGGGTCGTTGCTGGCTATGATACCCGGCGTGTTATTAGCCTTAACCATTAGCACCAACATGGGTATATTAGTAGCCGCGCTTTATATTATTTCGCAAACTATTACGGCTAACATTGTTAACCCGCTTATTCAGAAAAAAATGATCAACCTGCCGCCGGCGCTAACGTTGATCAGTCAATTAATTATGGGTGCCATATCAGGGGCTTTGGGTATTATCCTGGCCGTACCTGTGCTGGCTATTGTAGTTATTTTGGTAGATGAGCTATATGTAAAAAGGATAAACGAAGGCGAACCGCATATTGATGCCAAAGAAACTGTAGATGTAAAATAG
- a CDS encoding TonB-dependent receptor has product MKRKFLICAAVLLSVALLQAHAQTDTTEYDLGHVKLQKKITQAITIKAADLEKLPFSNLSDAIAVWLNGYYNGKQTYVSIIDGNLNNDVNAYSIYDIEEITLIQNASVMLNGVKPSQLLLIVKTRRNEPGKSGLVVAGQTNAINSRNTSIDPSYKSTTNFYHQYYLSAYRNSEEVKAGISADYQHDVVPQLQNNLFTSSNPYRFDRFKFNGYLDVNVVKINTISINAGYVPQTNSNNFTTYSNTNHTILLDHNDNGKQQLWHGDIKISTHIIKGLTNELSAGLQHYQLSENEYNNIQPAFPPADIYTANRATKTNTRFIKDNLSYNLSTGKFNFEPNINFTYKKAIDSIALKSTVNNSPLYNLSYSVYRQSTSLLTPSLIINYANIIMLQGGFQSVLNAGKYTTFNNSKLAKAYPFTSVAINLIPAGKSAQLMVLGSYSKSVAALSDPNASVLQGIPDNATILFDDPNTHRLGSNFANPQIPLTPIATPAYNAYQANTQLQLGTSLSLLNNKLSFNYNYSIQKFVNTTSYMEYLSGAYYTLYLFPDARLDQHRFGLNLNLFHSAKFNWTSGLNATVVKYKLNFQEQLTASQSFVPNNTVFAGGFVNRINYKHAFAAIDILYRLNQDQYAPNYVVTGHFNSFDVQNLYAGYTLTSTRFKNLEVFADARNLIQNKQSDIAYDNRRYFGAGFKLGL; this is encoded by the coding sequence ATGAAAAGAAAATTCTTGATCTGTGCTGCGGTCCTATTATCAGTAGCGTTACTTCAAGCCCATGCTCAAACCGACACGACCGAATACGACCTGGGCCATGTTAAATTGCAAAAAAAAATCACTCAGGCAATCACCATTAAAGCCGCCGACCTGGAGAAACTCCCCTTCAGTAATCTCAGTGATGCAATCGCAGTATGGCTGAATGGGTATTACAACGGCAAACAGACATACGTAAGTATTATTGATGGTAATTTAAACAATGATGTAAACGCCTATAGCATTTATGATATTGAAGAAATTACCCTGATTCAAAATGCTTCGGTTATGCTTAACGGAGTTAAACCTTCGCAGTTATTACTTATTGTTAAAACAAGAAGGAATGAACCAGGAAAATCAGGCTTAGTAGTAGCCGGCCAAACTAACGCAATTAACAGCCGCAACACATCAATTGATCCGTCATATAAAAGCACTACTAATTTTTACCATCAGTATTATCTATCAGCGTACCGAAATTCTGAAGAGGTTAAAGCAGGAATATCAGCAGATTACCAACACGATGTCGTACCTCAATTGCAGAATAATCTTTTTACATCAAGTAACCCTTATCGTTTTGATCGCTTTAAGTTCAATGGATACCTGGATGTCAATGTTGTCAAAATAAACACCATTAGCATTAATGCCGGCTATGTACCGCAAACAAACAGCAATAATTTTACTACTTATAGTAATACTAACCATACTATTTTGTTAGACCATAACGATAATGGCAAACAACAGTTATGGCATGGCGATATTAAAATCAGTACCCATATAATTAAAGGCTTAACTAACGAATTGAGCGCGGGATTACAGCATTATCAACTAAGTGAAAATGAATATAACAATATTCAACCCGCTTTCCCGCCAGCCGATATATACACAGCTAACAGGGCTACAAAAACTAACACCCGATTCATAAAAGACAACTTGTCCTACAACTTATCAACCGGCAAATTCAATTTTGAACCAAATATAAATTTTACCTATAAAAAAGCAATTGACTCTATCGCGCTAAAAAGCACAGTCAACAATTCTCCTTTGTATAACTTAAGTTATTCAGTTTACCGGCAGAGCACATCATTGTTAACACCTTCATTAATTATTAATTATGCTAATATAATTATGCTGCAAGGTGGTTTTCAAAGTGTATTGAATGCCGGTAAATACACTACTTTTAATAACAGTAAATTAGCCAAGGCTTATCCATTTACTTCGGTGGCTATTAATCTAATACCCGCAGGCAAAAGCGCACAGTTAATGGTATTGGGATCTTACTCCAAATCCGTTGCTGCCTTGTCAGACCCAAACGCCAGTGTATTACAAGGCATTCCCGATAATGCTACAATTTTATTTGACGATCCTAATACACATCGCTTGGGCAGTAATTTTGCGAATCCCCAAATTCCCCTTACTCCTATTGCTACGCCTGCCTATAATGCATATCAGGCAAACACACAATTACAATTGGGCACGTCTCTGTCTTTGCTGAATAATAAGTTATCGTTCAATTATAATTACAGCATTCAAAAGTTTGTTAATACTACTTCCTATATGGAATATCTCTCGGGTGCATATTATACACTGTACTTATTCCCAGACGCACGCCTTGACCAGCATCGTTTTGGTTTAAATCTCAATTTATTCCATTCAGCTAAATTTAACTGGACATCAGGATTAAATGCAACTGTTGTTAAATACAAACTAAACTTTCAAGAACAGCTGACTGCGTCCCAATCATTTGTTCCAAATAATACTGTGTTTGCCGGTGGATTCGTTAACCGAATAAACTATAAACATGCTTTTGCCGCAATAGATATTCTTTATCGCCTGAACCAAGATCAATACGCTCCAAACTATGTTGTTACTGGTCATTTTAATTCTTTCGATGTACAGAATTTATATGCCGGTTATACATTAACAAGCACAAGATTTAAAAACCTGGAAGTATTTGCAGATGCGCGAAACCTGATACAAAACAAACAATCAGACATTGCTTACGATAATCGCAGGTATTTTGGTGCAGGGTTTAAATTGGGATTATAG
- a CDS encoding DASH family cryptochrome — MSERTILVWFRNDLRIEDNEILLEATRKADKVIPVYCFDPYYFKVTPSGTFKTGNFRAKFLIESVQNLRENLRAMGSELIVRFGPPAEVIPQLANEYQVNEVYHHREVAFEETGISEQVEAALWKIKLNLKHFIGHTLYHKEDLPFPIKDIPDSFATFRKKIERDSSVRHIVPAPERINTPAITDAGEIPNLKQLGLEEPIPDPRDNFHFIGGETVAHERLQKFFVNFDFALNGKNNRSATSGSHLSPWLTFGCISPRQVYWEAVKHEHHTNHSLILELLWRDYFRFMFKKYGNQFFKADGFKDEAPAVSADQHALLEQWKTGSTGVPFVDACMHELNATGYINNYCRQTVAIFLVRELKVDWTKGAAYFEEQLIDYSPASNWGNWAFIAGVGSDPRDNKFFNNTKPAAEHDPKEEFIQTWLPDTVVV; from the coding sequence ATGAGCGAAAGAACAATACTGGTTTGGTTTAGGAACGATTTGCGTATCGAGGACAATGAAATTTTGTTGGAAGCAACGCGCAAGGCTGATAAAGTGATACCGGTTTATTGTTTCGATCCATATTACTTCAAGGTTACTCCATCCGGTACTTTTAAAACAGGCAATTTTCGGGCTAAGTTTTTAATTGAATCGGTTCAGAACCTTCGCGAAAATTTGAGGGCGATGGGTTCGGAACTAATAGTCCGTTTTGGCCCGCCGGCTGAAGTTATCCCTCAATTAGCCAATGAATACCAGGTTAACGAAGTTTATCATCACCGCGAAGTTGCATTTGAAGAAACCGGCATATCAGAACAGGTTGAGGCTGCACTTTGGAAAATAAAATTAAACCTGAAGCATTTTATTGGGCATACTTTATACCATAAGGAAGACCTGCCTTTTCCAATAAAAGATATCCCCGACAGTTTTGCCACTTTCCGGAAAAAGATAGAGCGCGATAGCTCGGTGCGGCACATAGTACCTGCACCAGAGCGCATTAACACGCCGGCCATAACCGATGCCGGCGAAATACCAAACTTGAAGCAACTGGGTTTGGAAGAACCTATACCCGACCCACGCGACAATTTTCATTTTATAGGTGGCGAAACTGTTGCGCATGAACGCCTGCAAAAGTTTTTTGTGAATTTTGATTTTGCCCTGAACGGAAAAAACAACCGCAGCGCAACATCGGGCTCGCACCTTTCGCCCTGGTTGACGTTTGGCTGTATATCGCCACGGCAAGTGTATTGGGAGGCGGTTAAGCACGAACATCATACCAATCATTCATTGATCCTGGAACTACTGTGGCGTGATTACTTTCGCTTTATGTTCAAAAAATACGGCAACCAGTTTTTTAAGGCCGATGGTTTTAAAGATGAAGCACCCGCTGTCAGTGCCGATCAGCACGCATTGTTAGAGCAATGGAAAACCGGCAGCACTGGCGTGCCCTTTGTTGATGCCTGTATGCATGAGTTGAACGCCACGGGTTACATTAATAACTATTGCCGCCAAACTGTAGCAATATTTTTAGTACGCGAATTAAAAGTAGACTGGACTAAAGGTGCCGCATATTTTGAAGAGCAATTGATTGACTATTCACCGGCCAGTAACTGGGGCAATTGGGCCTTTATAGCCGGCGTAGGCAGCGACCCACGCGACAACAAATTTTTTAACAATACCAAGCCCGCTGCCGAACACGACCCCAAAGAAGAATTTATACAAACCTGGCTGCCCGATACTGTGGTGGTGTAA